In Phragmites australis chromosome 24, lpPhrAust1.1, whole genome shotgun sequence, the following are encoded in one genomic region:
- the LOC133907618 gene encoding E3 ubiquitin-protein ligase RING1-like produces MSTPAAAYYAAAARKQYFCYQCNRTVLLAAAAAAAGELSCPDCHGDFLEEVTVPAPTIIPLPFPFPFASTTAPASNAAPAAAGSPSLSSSSSAATSPSPSTDFSAFINSFLELGEDRIRVGSGGSGSGSRAAAGTATPENEPEAFDPFMFFQNYIQGLMEGGANIQVLLDDASVSLGPGLGMGRVGGASFGDYFVGPGLEQLIEQLAENDPNRYGTPPAAKSALSTLPDVVVTDAMVAAAEGAECAVCKEDFSPGEGAKQMPCKHIYHAECIVPWLELHNSCPICRFELPTDDPDYEGRKTSNPQPAVGIAAAAASGSSTAGEEGREENARVVERRFNVSLPWPFSGLGGQTSQHDGNNGGSGSNSQDSGSQDGGATSSKN; encoded by the coding sequence ATGTCGACTCCAGCCGCCGCCTACTACGCTGCCGCTGCGCGCAAGCAGTACTTCTGCTACCAATGCAACCGCACCGTCCtcctcgcggcggcggcggccgccgccggggAGCTCTCCTGCCCCGACTGCCACGGCGACTTCCTGGAGGAGGTCACCGTGCCCGCGCCCACCATCATCCCCCTCCCCTTCCCGttccccttcgcctccaccaCGGCCCCCGCCTCCaacgccgcccccgccgccgccggttcCCCATCCCTCTCCTCGTCCTCATCCGCCGCGACctccccgtccccgtccaccGACTTCTCCGCCTTCATCAATAGCTTCCTCGAACTCGGCGAGGACCGCATCAGGGTCGGCTCCGGCGGCTCGGGCTCGGGctcgcgcgccgccgccggcacgGCGACCCCCGAGAACGAGCCCGAGGCCTTCGACCCGTTCATGTTCTTCCAGAACTACATCCAGGGCCTCATGGAGGGCGGCGCCAACATCCAGGTCCTCCTCGACGACGCCAGCGTCAGTCTCGGCCCTGGTCTGGGCATGGGCCGCGTCGGCGGGGCCAGCTTCGGGGACTACTTCGTCGGTCCGGGTCTCGAGCAACTCATCGAGCAGCTCGCCGAGAACGACCCCAACCGCTACGGCACACCGCCGGCCGCTAAGTCCGCCCTCTCCACGCTCCCCGACGTCGTCGTGACGGATGCCATGGTCGCAGCGGCGGAGGGCGCCGAGTGCGCCGTCTGCAAGGAGGATTTCTCACCTGGGGAGGGGGCCAAGCAGATGCCCTGCAAGCACATCTACCACGCCGAGTGCATCGTGCCCTGGCTTGAGCTCCACAACTCGTGCCCCATCTGTCGCTTTGAGCTGCCCACTGATGATCCTGATTATGAGGGCCGGAAGACATCTAATCCGCAGCCAGCTGTTGGCATTGCTGCTGCAGCTGCGTCTGGGAGCTCTACTGCTGGTGAGGAAGGAAGGGAGGAGAATGCGAGGGTGGTTGAGAGGAGGTTCAACGTGTCATTGCCATGGCCATTCAGTGGATTGGGAGGGCAAACATCGCAGCACGATGGGAACAATGGGGGAAGTGGCAGCAACTCACAGGACAGTGGCTCACAGGATGGAGGCGCAACCAGCAGCAAGAATTGA
- the LOC133907400 gene encoding prefoldin subunit 5: MASPGRIELDKLSVEQLKALKEQADLEVNLLQDSLTKIRTAATRLENAAAALHDLSLRPQGKKMLVPLTASLYVPGSLDDAEKVLVDVGTGYFIEKTMAQGKEYCERKINLLKSNFDELLEMATKKKTVADEMGMLLQAKLRQASPGPSS; encoded by the exons ATGGCGAGCCCGGGACGGATCGAGCTGGACAAGCTGAGCGTGGAGCAGCTGAAGGCGCTCAAGGAGCAGGCGGATCTGGAGGTCAACCTCCTCCAGGACAGCCTCACCAAGATCCGCACCGCCGCCACCCGCCTCGAGAACGCTGCCGCCGCGCTCCACGACCTCTCCCTCCGCCCCCAAG GGAAGAAGATGCTCGTGCCGCTCACGGCGTCCCTCTACGTGCCCGGATCGCTCGACGACGCCGAGAAGGTCCTCGTTGACGTCGGCACGGGTTACTTCATCGAG AAAACTATGGCTCAAGGAAAAGAATACTGTGAAAGGAAGATTAATTTACTAAAGTCCAATTTTGATGAACTACTTGAG ATGGCTACGAAAAAGAAAACAGTAGCAGATGAAATGGGTATGCTACTACAAGCCAAGCTGAGGCAAGCTTCTCCGGGTCCAAGTTCGTGA
- the LOC133907399 gene encoding nibrin homolog gives MVWALTPVDTVRGTQKCYIFAAGTYKVGRKDCDVIVQTDTSISRVHAEITIEKMVAWDPHCGAPASPSYVRVVDRSKYGTFVNKVQGTQGSRLHKDEDVMLGDGDTVTFGTGNATFRLSFVPIVVFFHGRKSARIDPSLQAVMTSIGAYATRKWSDECTHVLIDESCPLTPELLDAVVEKKQIIFGDWFKAMAEKNIHTEIPSCTQYIPNLTLDGTVIKMVEVKIIQNSLAGYTFILGSIDKYKFGEKLHALLESTGAKYLHIDDFCANSQDSGAGDTDQQILVVPARYPLEFSKIRALFPLSKISDVKLFAAMLSGRLEATAIEPPAYIVTSSNSTDETIVADSDAEIETATSVPTVAASKPQHQVEHISDDIKETTNTTSEDAVTLGGTKANVNRQKDPEKVEVSKTIEDDVKVTEKTTIYRFKARDEDVRVINKVPKDKNLDTCRDGTCDVIFSQDLVVKSFPRSAPATSTEVGGINFKRFRKRETVSGNSFKDLVPFAREPYRESDHERGTLIDFMREEKQRKQMEAIAEDLFNNAKSKKRAAAGSSIQTLLTGRR, from the exons ATGGTCTGGGCGCTGACCCCCGTCGACACCGTGCGTG GGACGCAGAAGTGCTACATCTTTGCCGCCGGGACGTACAAGGTCGGCCGCAAAG ATTGCGATGTCATTGTTCAAACGGACACATCTATATCCCGAGTCCATGCGGAAATTACGATTGAAAAGATGGTTGCCTGGGATCCACATTGTGGTGCACCTGCCAGTCCTTCATATGTTCGTGTAGTTGACCGCTCAAAGTATGGCACGTTTGTCAACAAAGTACAGGGGACCCAGGGCAGTAGGCTACATAAAGATGAAGATGTGATGCTTGGTGATGGGGATACTGTGACTTTTGGAACTGGAAACGCAACCTTCAG GTTGTCATTTGTCCCCATTGTGGTCTTTTTTCATGGCAGAAAGTCAGCTCGAATTGATCCATCATTGCAGGCTGTCATGACATCAATTG GTGCATATGCTACTCGTAAGTGGAGTGATGAATGTACACACGTTCTTATTGATGAATCATGTCCGTTGACACCTGAGCTCCTCGATGCAGTTGTGGAAAAGAAGCAGATCATATTTGGAGACTGGTTTAAG GCGATGGCTGAGAAGAACATTCACACTGAAATCCCTTCTTGTACACA ATACATTCCAAACTTGACTCTTGATGGGACAGTAATCAAGATGGTGGAGGTCAAGATCATTCAGAATAGCCTAGCAGGCTATACTTTTATCCTGGGATCAATAGATAAG TATAAATTTGGAGAGAAACTCCATGCATTACTGGAATCAACAGGAGCAAAATATCTCCATATCGACGATTTTTGTGCTAACAGCCAG GACTCGGGAGCTGGAGATACTGATCAACAAATTCTTGTAGTTCCAGCAAGATATCCTTTGGAATTCAGCAAGATACGTGCACTGTTTCCTTTGTCAAAGATCAGTGATGTTAAGCTATTTGCTGCTATGTTGTCTGGTCGCTTGGAAGCTACTGCTATTGAACCACCTGCAT ACATTGTGACATCCTCAAATTCGACGGATGAAACTATTGTGGCGGATTCTGATGCTGAAATTGAGACTGCAACTTCTGTTCCTACTGTTGCTGCTAGCAAGCCTCAACATCAGGTTGAGCATATCTCTGATGATATAAAGGAAACCACAAATACAACCAGTGAAGATGCTGTAACTTTGGGAGGAACAAAGGCCAATGTTAATCGTCAAAAAGACCCAGAGAAAGTTGAAGTATCAAAAACTATAGAGGATGATGTTAAGGTCACAGAGAAAACAACAATATATAGGTTCAAAGCTAGAGATGAAGATGTTCGTGTTATAAACAAGGTGCCAAAGGATAAAAACTTGGACACGTGCAGGGATGGGACTTGTGATGTCATATTTAGTCAGGATCTGGTTGTCAAAAGCTTCCCTCGTTCAGCTCCTGCTACATCAACAGAAGTTGGTGGCATTAACTTCAAACGCTTTAGAAAG AGGGAAACAGTATCTGGTAACAGCTTCAAGGACCTTGTTCCATTTGCACGAGAACCATACAG AGAATCTGACCATGAACGCGGCACATTAATCGATTTCATGCGGGAGGAGAAGCAGCGGAAACAAATGGAAGCCATTGCAGAGGACCTCTTCAACAATGCAAAG TCGAAGAAAAGGGCAGCTGCTGGCAGTTCGATTCAGACCCTACTTACCGGCCGCAGATGA
- the LOC133907517 gene encoding uncharacterized protein LOC133907517, whose product MASASAGWAWMAEVAGEELAKLEAAHPGRFGPLKAELERLVAEPGWDDAAAFPLVSPHGGATTAAAAAATSSSPSSSQPAPPPAGPLSTQESSTRKRKPGVGDDGGVREREERKRRRMRMSAPSGGKKDRAEMAIERAERCLERIRAIKRSLLAAWIH is encoded by the exons atggcgtcggcgtcggcgggaTGGGCGTGGATGGCGGAGGTGGCGGGCGAGGAGTTGGCGAAGCTGGAGGCCGCGCACCCCGGCCGCTTCGGCCCGCTCAAGGCCGAGCTCGAGCGCCTCGTCGCCGAGCCCGGCTGGGACGACGCTGCCGCGTTCCCGCTCGTCTCACCGCACGGCGGCGCCactaccgccgccgccgccgccgccacctcatcctctccctcctcaTCCCAGCCTGCTCCTCCACCTGCGGGTCCCCTGTCCACCCAAG AGTCCTCGACccgaaagaggaagcctggagtcggcgacgacggcggcgtgCGCGAGCGGGAGGAGCGCAagcggaggaggatgaggatgagcgCGCCGTCCGGAGGGAAGAAGGACAGGGCGGAGATGGCCATCGAGCGCGCCGAGCGGTGCCTGGAGAGGATCCGCGCCATCAAGCGGAGCTTGCTCGCCGCTTGGATTCACTGA
- the LOC133907821 gene encoding uncharacterized protein LOC133907821: MVVIEPEPEQELEEAARPSSPVPEEQVAAAAGGEAPRAEEEDDAFEDALTDEQLREKARSQANDAKTEGNKLFGAGQYEEALSQYEIALQIAAELESAEDICSACHSNRAVCFLKLGKYDETIKECTKALELNPSYLKALLRRAEAHEKLEHYDEAISDMKKVIEFDPSNQEARRSLFRLEPLAAEKREKMKEEMIGKMKDLGNSLLGHFGMSVDNFKAVKDPNTGSYSISFQK, encoded by the exons ATGGTGGTGAtcgagccggagccggagcagGAGTTGGAGGAGGCGGCACGCCCCTCGTCTCCGGTGCCCGAGGAGCAGGTggcggccgcggccggcggGGAGGCGCCGAGGGCGGAGGAAGAGGATGATGCCTTCGAGGACGCGCTCACCGACGAGCAGCTGCGAGAG AAAGCTAGAAGCCAAGCAAATGATGCAAAAACAGAAGGAAACAAACTTTTTGGTGCTGGACAGTATGAGGAAGCATTATCGCAATATGAAATAGCATTGCAAATTGCTGCTGAGCTGGAATCTGCTGAAGATATATGCTCTGCATGCCATTCAAATCGTGCTGTATGCTTTTTGAAATTG GGGAAATACGACGAAACAATTAAAGAATGCACAAAAGCACTTGAGCTGAATCCATCGTACTTGAAAGCCTTGCTCCGGAGGGCCGAAGCACATGAAAAGCTCGAACACTATGATGAAGCTATTTCtg ATATGAAAAAGGTTATTGAGTTTGATCCTTCAAATCAAGAAGCCAGGAGATCACTGTTCCGACTTGAGCCCCTAGCAGCTGAGAAAAGGGAAAAGATGAAGGAAGAAATGATTG GAAAGATGAAAGATTTGGGGAACTCTCTGCTGGGCCACTTCGGAATGAGTGTTGACAATTTTAAAGCTGTTAAAGATCCAAACACAGGCTCATACTCCATTTCTTTCCAGAAGTAA